Proteins encoded in a region of the Methanofollis tationis genome:
- a CDS encoding transposase codes for MDEWARGWLEDQRRKGEKCLEIKYIQDKPYVYRSTSVYDKASKSPRKVSTYLGRLTKDHGLVPKGARTPTIQPCTIHEYGNAALLEEESSDLLPILKDAFPGHWQEIVALTFTRISGYTPLSRVNDAWEKLNNGLEIAPSCDPRALSRTLTAIGGDRHAQQQVFQYLSSQSNRLIYDLSFIFSSSDTVNLAEFGYNAEGVWLPQVNIALFSAMDTGLPVMIRALPGSVRDVSTLVGSLAEIAAPGGILVLDRGFVSEKNETALIEAKIPFVLPQRRNSTRYEIRIHLTDHFFYHKRLIHAGKREIDGLTLYLYEDADLKVEEEKTLYRLLEEGEIDREALNVRLKRAGRILILSSVKAEPQEIYQMYKSRNLVEDHFAAFKSLIQADKLYLRDATAVFGHVFVGFLCLYLYCRILNRIKRAGMTAHLSPQGLLLKLSKVYAVGAGEERRITEVPKGVRKIAEKLELDIFPNA; via the coding sequence ATGGACGAGTGGGCTCGCGGGTGGCTGGAAGACCAACGCCGGAAGGGCGAGAAGTGCCTTGAGATCAAGTACATCCAGGACAAACCCTACGTCTACCGTTCGACAAGCGTCTACGACAAAGCGAGCAAATCCCCCCGGAAGGTGAGCACGTACCTCGGCCGGCTCACGAAAGATCATGGCCTGGTACCCAAAGGTGCGCGAACGCCAACCATCCAGCCCTGCACCATCCACGAATATGGCAACGCTGCCCTGCTGGAAGAAGAGTCCAGTGACCTTCTCCCCATCCTGAAAGACGCCTTCCCGGGCCACTGGCAGGAGATCGTCGCCCTCACCTTCACCCGGATCTCCGGGTACACGCCGCTCTCCCGGGTCAATGATGCCTGGGAGAAACTCAATAACGGCCTTGAGATCGCGCCGTCCTGCGATCCCCGCGCTCTCTCGCGTACGCTCACCGCGATCGGCGGCGATCGTCATGCCCAGCAGCAGGTGTTCCAGTACCTCTCCTCACAATCGAACCGGCTCATCTACGACCTCTCGTTCATCTTCTCTTCCTCCGACACCGTAAACCTGGCAGAGTTCGGCTACAACGCTGAAGGGGTCTGGCTGCCCCAGGTGAACATTGCACTCTTCAGCGCCATGGATACCGGCCTTCCGGTGATGATCCGCGCCCTGCCGGGTTCGGTCAGGGATGTCTCGACTCTCGTTGGATCCCTCGCCGAGATCGCAGCACCAGGAGGCATTCTTGTCCTCGATCGTGGATTCGTCTCGGAGAAGAACGAAACAGCCCTGATCGAGGCGAAGATCCCGTTCGTCCTCCCGCAACGCCGCAATAGCACCAGGTACGAGATCAGGATCCATCTCACCGACCACTTCTTCTACCACAAACGGCTGATCCATGCCGGTAAAAGGGAGATCGACGGACTGACACTCTATCTCTACGAGGATGCCGACCTGAAGGTCGAAGAGGAGAAGACCCTCTACCGCCTGCTGGAGGAGGGAGAGATCGATCGGGAAGCGCTGAACGTGAGGCTGAAGCGTGCGGGCCGGATCCTGATCCTCTCCTCGGTGAAGGCGGAGCCCCAGGAGATCTACCAGATGTATAAGTCGAGAAACCTGGTCGAGGACCATTTTGCTGCGTTCAAGAGTTTGATCCAGGCAGACAAGCTCTACCTCCGGGACGCAACGGCGGTGTTCGGCCATGTCTTTGTCGGGTTTCTCTGTCTCTATCTCTACTGCCGGATCCTGAACCGGATCAAGAGGGCGGGGATGACAGCGCACCTGTCACCGCAGGGGCTGCTGCTGAAACTCTCAAAGGTGTACGCGGTGGGAGCGGGGGAGGAGAGACGGATCACCGAGGTGCCGAAGGGGGTGCGGAAGATCGCGGAGAAACTGGAACTCGATATATTCCCTAATGCTTGA
- a CDS encoding DUF2193 domain-containing protein, with amino-acid sequence MSELYRKMVDEAMAAQRADVGMVKKKRGEAFVIEDARAYLDAVSQMKPVEDQSKAVFSLHTDSVKAHFEVLKGLTETVRPEDDPFVEHYQTPVVLEILYGEDPAFRKSVDAFIEGIGKAEALIGRESARRYAGFYGPTCVVDFALIPGSTSNVVNQILQTVDIPVTHKQAILASKSWGMNTSYGIGEVFAQETEKGATLADAVKAEIQMLKAVYDEPVETQAKLMDAAGMTSFDCRKYMAGYRTKMEGAVMAAIDDGVHYANIVTVPAYCVGDIAHHIAQSTYNMCKDDVIMATIEAATDVMDLNLRNAVPKCKSEYDLLSLATGASACAAEYILELDGFNAIMLVDLLTKRWHNYVQLYPKRGAAAELHNCDFMDMIYRGWKYVDKARRAQNGQSGMLRPKVSGFEVDLSPIHNNDVLMNPQRYAYPACAITVRASSLLRLADYPCLLTSEPVTATLMTNIIALHKEVAAAPARICKDCASAALMDFRHCYCQWKEAV; translated from the coding sequence ATGTCAGAACTGTATAGGAAGATGGTCGACGAGGCGATGGCTGCCCAGCGGGCAGATGTCGGCATGGTGAAGAAGAAGCGGGGGGAGGCTTTCGTCATTGAGGATGCCAGGGCGTATCTCGATGCGGTAAGCCAGATGAAACCTGTCGAAGACCAGTCGAAAGCAGTCTTCTCGCTTCACACCGACTCGGTAAAAGCGCACTTTGAGGTCCTCAAAGGATTGACAGAGACCGTCAGGCCTGAGGACGATCCCTTCGTCGAGCATTACCAGACCCCTGTGGTCCTAGAGATCCTCTATGGCGAGGATCCTGCGTTCAGGAAGAGCGTCGACGCCTTCATCGAGGGGATCGGAAAGGCAGAGGCACTGATTGGACGGGAATCTGCCCGCCGGTATGCCGGATTCTACGGACCGACCTGTGTGGTGGACTTTGCCCTGATCCCTGGCAGCACCAGCAATGTGGTCAACCAGATCTTACAGACCGTCGATATCCCGGTCACCCATAAACAGGCGATCCTTGCTTCAAAGTCGTGGGGGATGAACACCAGTTACGGTATCGGCGAGGTGTTTGCCCAGGAGACCGAGAAAGGCGCTACCCTCGCCGATGCGGTGAAGGCGGAGATCCAGATGCTCAAGGCGGTCTATGACGAACCGGTCGAGACCCAGGCAAAACTGATGGACGCTGCCGGCATGACCTCGTTCGACTGCCGGAAGTACATGGCCGGATACCGGACGAAGATGGAGGGCGCGGTCATGGCGGCGATCGATGATGGCGTCCATTACGCCAACATCGTCACGGTTCCGGCCTACTGCGTCGGCGACATCGCCCATCACATCGCCCAGTCCACGTACAACATGTGCAAGGACGATGTCATCATGGCGACCATCGAGGCCGCAACCGACGTGATGGACCTCAACCTGAGAAACGCCGTCCCGAAATGCAAGAGCGAGTATGATCTCCTCTCGCTCGCCACCGGGGCGTCGGCCTGCGCTGCCGAGTACATCCTCGAACTTGACGGATTCAATGCGATCATGCTCGTCGATCTCCTCACCAAGCGGTGGCACAACTATGTGCAGCTCTACCCGAAACGCGGCGCCGCTGCTGAACTGCACAACTGCGACTTCATGGACATGATCTACCGCGGCTGGAAGTATGTGGACAAGGCCCGCAGGGCGCAGAACGGACAGAGCGGGATGCTCAGGCCGAAGGTCAGCGGTTTCGAGGTGGATCTCTCGCCGATCCACAATAATGACGTCCTGATGAACCCGCAACGCTACGCGTACCCGGCGTGTGCGATCACCGTGCGCGCCTCTTCGTTGCTCCGTCTTGCAGACTATCCGTGTCTCCTCACGAGCGAACCGGTCACGGCGACGCTCATGACGAACATCATCGCCCTGCACAAGGAGGTCGCCGCTGCGCCGGCCAGGATCTGCAAGGACTGCGCCTCCGCGGCCCTGATGGACTTCAGGCACTGCTACTGCCAGTGGAAGGAAGCGGTCTGA
- a CDS encoding DUF2180 family protein, with protein MKCYVCAKEGRSSDAVAVCIVCGMGLCEHHAMREELDMWEGGYPFPARRVKAKIPRILCPECYHALKGG; from the coding sequence ATGAAGTGCTATGTCTGTGCAAAGGAAGGGCGCTCATCTGATGCAGTTGCGGTCTGCATCGTATGCGGGATGGGCCTCTGCGAACACCATGCGATGCGCGAGGAGCTGGATATGTGGGAAGGGGGTTACCCCTTCCCGGCCCGGCGGGTGAAGGCGAAGATCCCCAGGATCCTCTGTCCTGAGTGCTATCATGCTCTCAAGGGAGGATGA
- a CDS encoding MIP/aquaporin family protein: protein MANLLKRCIAELAGTALLVYFGAGAAAITLMIARGTDTGTPFNIGIGALGGLGDWFAIGMAFTIVIAAVIYSMGRVSGAHINPAVTLALWATKRFPAGDTGAYIVAQLIGAAVGSFLFAASAGLDAVTIGGLGATAPFPGISYGQAILAEAIGTFVLVLVIMGIAVDKKAPPGFAGLIIGLTVGGVITTIGNITGSSLNPARTFGPYLADALLGGPDLWVYFPIYIIGPIVGAVIAAFFYDYLAGREDSSE from the coding sequence ATGGCCAACCTGCTGAAGCGCTGTATAGCCGAACTTGCCGGGACCGCGCTTCTCGTGTACTTCGGTGCTGGAGCCGCGGCTATCACCCTGATGATCGCGCGGGGGACCGATACCGGAACGCCGTTCAATATCGGCATCGGCGCACTGGGGGGACTGGGGGACTGGTTTGCCATCGGTATGGCCTTCACCATCGTGATCGCCGCGGTGATCTACTCGATGGGGAGGGTCTCGGGCGCGCACATCAACCCTGCCGTGACCCTCGCCCTCTGGGCCACAAAACGTTTCCCGGCCGGTGATACCGGGGCATACATCGTTGCCCAGCTGATCGGCGCTGCTGTGGGGAGTTTTCTCTTTGCCGCCAGTGCCGGCCTGGATGCGGTCACGATCGGCGGGCTCGGCGCCACCGCCCCGTTCCCCGGGATCAGCTACGGTCAGGCGATCCTGGCTGAGGCGATCGGCACCTTTGTGCTGGTGCTCGTCATCATGGGGATTGCTGTGGACAAAAAGGCCCCGCCGGGGTTTGCCGGGCTGATCATCGGATTGACGGTGGGCGGGGTGATCACCACCATCGGGAATATTACGGGCTCGTCGCTCAACCCGGCACGCACCTTCGGCCCGTACCTCGCAGATGCTCTCCTGGGTGGGCCTGACCTCTGGGTATATTTTCCGATCTATATCATCGGCCCGATCGTCGGTGCGGTCATTGCGGCGTTCTTCTATGATTATCTCGCAGGCCGGGAGGACTCTTCTGAATAA
- a CDS encoding DUF169 domain-containing protein, producing MMTTIEEIRSAGIAMKDILGLRGSPVGVRLLKTDAPVPGAVRAEGNRYCQALMRARHGEHVVVTGETIACPAAARAFGFKPLPEPLRTGKGLVGFGITAEEAVGAKMFEGMTVLEMGSVGQIDLFPLDLAEEIPDLVVVEDETEKLMWIALSYMHAHGGERVRGSTAVLQATCVDSTIIPYVERRLNYGLGCYGCRDATDMAAGEAVLGFPAEELPAIVAHLKHLGGRALPHSRGKHAYAALAKERKSAPGSCSEL from the coding sequence ATGATGACAACCATCGAAGAGATCAGGTCCGCCGGGATCGCGATGAAGGATATCCTGGGCCTCCGCGGCTCCCCGGTCGGGGTCAGGCTGCTGAAAACCGACGCTCCCGTGCCGGGTGCGGTCAGGGCAGAGGGCAACCGCTACTGCCAGGCACTGATGCGGGCGCGGCACGGCGAGCACGTCGTCGTCACCGGCGAGACGATCGCCTGTCCGGCGGCGGCACGCGCCTTCGGGTTCAAACCTCTCCCCGAACCGCTCAGGACCGGCAAAGGGTTGGTCGGGTTCGGGATCACCGCCGAAGAGGCGGTCGGGGCGAAGATGTTCGAGGGCATGACGGTCCTTGAGATGGGATCGGTCGGGCAGATCGATCTCTTCCCGCTCGACCTGGCCGAAGAGATCCCTGATCTCGTGGTGGTCGAGGACGAGACTGAGAAACTGATGTGGATCGCCCTCTCGTACATGCACGCCCACGGCGGCGAGCGCGTCCGCGGTTCGACGGCGGTGCTCCAGGCGACCTGTGTGGATTCGACGATCATCCCGTATGTCGAGCGGCGCCTCAACTACGGGCTTGGCTGCTACGGCTGCCGGGACGCCACCGATATGGCGGCGGGAGAGGCGGTTCTCGGCTTCCCGGCCGAAGAGCTGCCGGCGATCGTTGCGCACCTCAAACACCTTGGAGGCCGGGCGCTCCCCCACTCCCGCGGCAAACACGCCTATGCGGCGCTTGCAAAAGAGCGGAAGAGCGCGCCGGGCTCCTGCTCTGAACTCTAA
- a CDS encoding arsenate reductase ArsC produces MKRRVLFVCTHNAARSQMAEGYMNARYGDRYEAYSAGTETGGLNPYAVRAMAEIGIDISGQHSKHISTFAGEEMDVLVAVCEGGTCPLFPWAKETVHRSFPDPSRLTGTDGEIMDGVRRIRDEIVAWIDETFGVA; encoded by the coding sequence ATGAAACGACGCGTGCTCTTTGTCTGCACCCACAACGCCGCCCGGTCGCAGATGGCCGAGGGCTACATGAACGCCCGCTACGGCGACCGCTATGAGGCGTACTCCGCCGGGACCGAGACCGGGGGGCTGAACCCCTACGCGGTCCGCGCGATGGCGGAGATCGGGATCGACATCTCAGGGCAGCACTCGAAGCATATCTCCACCTTTGCAGGAGAGGAGATGGACGTGCTGGTCGCTGTCTGCGAGGGCGGCACCTGCCCGCTCTTTCCCTGGGCGAAGGAAACGGTCCACCGGAGTTTCCCCGACCCCTCACGTCTTACCGGCACCGACGGGGAGATCATGGACGGCGTGCGCCGGATCCGGGACGAGATCGTCGCCTGGATCGACGAAACCTTTGGAGTGGCGTAG
- a CDS encoding putative zinc-binding protein — MAFTIVACSGISSTGKLTAQAGAVLVHRCGGEIEACVRARAAALEGAVRHADRILVLDGCEDCCGMKKVRALSVEPDLHVVATACGIKKRGMDDPQYAEIECLAAAVRAAMGGCRK; from the coding sequence ATGGCGTTCACCATCGTCGCCTGCTCGGGGATCTCGAGCACCGGAAAACTGACCGCGCAGGCCGGGGCGGTGCTCGTGCACCGCTGCGGCGGCGAGATCGAGGCCTGCGTCCGTGCGCGGGCGGCGGCGCTGGAGGGCGCTGTCAGGCACGCCGACCGCATCCTGGTGCTGGACGGGTGCGAGGACTGCTGCGGGATGAAGAAGGTGCGGGCGCTTTCGGTCGAGCCCGACCTGCACGTCGTCGCCACCGCCTGCGGGATCAAAAAGCGGGGGATGGACGATCCGCAGTACGCCGAGATCGAGTGCCTTGCCGCCGCCGTGCGGGCGGCGATGGGGGGGTGCAGGAAATGA
- a CDS encoding nitrophenyl compound nitroreductase subunit ArsF family protein yields MKPRTLMKNYRITAVPLLLVIVSLAVLTAGCLGEEEGAANGQSTEIAYTGSNVEHVELFHFYGSNRCTSCIILGDLAEMTVNTYYAEELESGRLVFSHIDVGVPENREIVERYGPTGSSLWIGIYDENGFHAEELIAPWYLIGSQTRFMGYLKAVIDQQLGQ; encoded by the coding sequence ATGAAACCACGAACCCTTATGAAGAATTATCGGATTACAGCCGTCCCCCTGCTCCTTGTCATCGTATCGCTGGCGGTGCTCACCGCTGGATGTCTGGGAGAGGAAGAGGGGGCGGCGAATGGTCAGTCGACCGAGATCGCCTATACCGGATCGAATGTCGAGCACGTCGAACTCTTCCATTTCTACGGCTCAAACAGGTGTACGTCCTGCATCATCCTCGGCGACCTCGCCGAGATGACGGTGAACACCTATTATGCAGAGGAACTCGAATCAGGGCGGCTTGTCTTCAGCCACATCGATGTTGGAGTGCCGGAGAACCGTGAAATCGTCGAGCGATACGGTCCGACGGGCTCGTCGCTCTGGATCGGGATCTATGACGAGAATGGTTTCCATGCCGAAGAACTGATCGCACCCTGGTACCTGATCGGGTCGCAGACCCGGTTCATGGGCTATCTGAAGGCCGTCATCGACCAGCAACTCGGGCAATAA
- a CDS encoding aromatic aminobenezylarsenical efflux permease ArsG family transporter: MDVMGFMQAMGMSGIPIIAAFFIGLMMAMSPCPLATNITAIAYVSRRIDTGRRTLLVGVLYGAGRTVAYVAIAAAIVYAGLNVQAVSFFLQDYGEMLIGPLLLLLGVLMLDLVEINLPGGGRWLTSLMEWFSEKGVAGSFVLGVLFALSFCPFSAVLFFGMLIPLALNTGDAILVPAVFGVATALPVILVSLLLVRGVGQAARLMQRAQEVDLWVKRCVAVVFIAIGLYSLGNVWLW; the protein is encoded by the coding sequence ATGGACGTTATGGGATTTATGCAGGCGATGGGGATGAGCGGCATCCCCATCATCGCCGCCTTTTTTATCGGGCTGATGATGGCGATGAGCCCGTGCCCGCTCGCAACCAACATCACCGCCATTGCCTATGTCTCCCGCCGGATCGATACCGGTCGCCGCACCCTTCTGGTCGGGGTGCTCTACGGTGCCGGGAGAACGGTCGCGTACGTGGCCATCGCAGCGGCGATCGTCTATGCGGGCCTGAATGTGCAGGCCGTCTCCTTCTTTCTCCAGGACTACGGGGAGATGCTCATCGGGCCGCTGCTCCTCCTCCTTGGCGTCCTGATGCTCGATCTCGTCGAGATCAACCTTCCAGGAGGCGGGAGGTGGCTCACCTCCCTTATGGAGTGGTTTTCCGAGAAAGGAGTTGCAGGGAGTTTTGTTCTCGGCGTTCTGTTCGCACTCAGTTTCTGCCCGTTCAGCGCCGTGCTCTTCTTCGGCATGCTCATTCCCCTCGCCCTGAACACCGGCGACGCCATCCTCGTGCCGGCGGTCTTTGGCGTTGCAACGGCCCTGCCGGTCATTCTGGTCTCTCTGCTGCTCGTCCGCGGGGTGGGGCAGGCGGCGCGGCTGATGCAGCGGGCGCAGGAGGTTGATCTCTGGGTGAAGAGATGCGTCGCCGTGGTGTTCATCGCGATCGGCCTCTACTCCCTCGGAAACGTGTGGTTGTGGTGA
- a CDS encoding aldehyde ferredoxin oxidoreductase family protein, whose amino-acid sequence MDGYAGKIVYADLGRGTVEIRPTPDDLKRQYLGGRGFGARIVADRVDPTTDPLSPANVFVLASGPLTGTGIPLGSRYEVSAKSPLNGTLASANSGGTFGWKIKKAGFDAAVISGRSEKPVYLFLNEGSAELRDASPYWGRDVYETTEALIADIGDPKAKVACIGPAGEKQSLIACIMNDDDRAAGRNGFGAVMGSKNLKAIVATGNLPIGVADQERLNAVKERIREKIQKNGICEALTKYGTSVLVNIVNENGILPTRNFQSGHFAGAENISGEKIAETILKKNTGCYACIVRCSRVCEVDGEVHEGPEYEPVWAFGADIGNEDIKLVTKAAWEGSVSDLL is encoded by the coding sequence ATGGACGGATATGCCGGAAAGATAGTTTATGCAGATCTCGGCAGGGGCACAGTCGAGATACGCCCGACCCCTGACGACCTGAAGCGCCAGTACCTCGGCGGAAGGGGGTTTGGCGCCCGCATCGTCGCGGATCGGGTGGATCCCACCACCGATCCGCTCTCACCCGCGAACGTCTTTGTCCTCGCCTCGGGTCCGCTCACCGGGACGGGCATCCCCCTCGGGAGCCGCTACGAGGTGAGCGCGAAGTCGCCCCTGAACGGCACCCTCGCCTCCGCGAACAGCGGCGGGACCTTCGGCTGGAAGATCAAGAAGGCCGGGTTCGACGCGGCGGTTATTTCTGGACGGTCAGAAAAGCCGGTCTATCTCTTCCTCAATGAAGGGTCGGCCGAACTCCGCGACGCCTCGCCCTACTGGGGCAGGGACGTCTATGAGACGACCGAAGCCCTCATCGCCGATATCGGCGACCCGAAGGCGAAGGTGGCGTGCATCGGCCCGGCCGGCGAGAAGCAGAGCCTTATTGCCTGTATCATGAACGACGACGACCGGGCGGCCGGACGGAACGGGTTCGGGGCGGTGATGGGGAGCAAGAACCTCAAGGCGATCGTTGCTACCGGCAACCTCCCGATCGGGGTGGCCGATCAGGAGCGCCTCAACGCCGTGAAAGAGCGGATCCGCGAGAAGATCCAGAAGAACGGGATCTGCGAGGCATTGACGAAGTACGGCACCTCGGTGCTCGTCAACATCGTCAACGAGAACGGGATCCTCCCGACGCGCAACTTCCAGAGCGGCCATTTTGCAGGTGCCGAGAACATTTCGGGCGAGAAAATCGCGGAGACGATCCTGAAGAAGAACACCGGGTGCTATGCCTGCATCGTCCGGTGCAGCCGCGTCTGCGAGGTCGACGGCGAGGTGCACGAGGGGCCGGAGTACGAGCCGGTCTGGGCGTTCGGCGCCGATATCGGCAACGAAGATATCAAACTGGTGACGAAGGCGGCATGGGAGGGTAGTGTTTCAGATCTTCTGTAA
- a CDS encoding IS256 family transposase: protein MDPLALIEDYLSDNENGMKTLITWFLNQVMLLEALHQAGAEQYERTDARKAHRNGYKKRSLKTRYGETILQKPQFREFPFETQVFGRYSRVEKALENAIFESYLQGVSTRRIQEIVAHFGIEQLSPASVSRIAKDLDEQVHAFLQRPIEQEIPYLFVDASYYKVREGPRYITKALLVIAGVRMDGYREILGARITDCENEMFWSGLFEDLKERGLVGVKMVVSDGHAGIQKAAEATFLGASWQMCSVHCTRAVLKNIPRKHQKEVAESLKEAYGDEERLQELADDLNERGYRKAANTIERFIPGLMSYTAFPKEHAKRIRTTNMMERVNKELKRRTKVVGAFPNEESLLRLAGSILMDINEEWVTGRRYLTMEGE from the coding sequence CGTTAATCGAAGATTATCTTTCCGATAATGAGAATGGCATGAAGACCCTCATCACCTGGTTCCTCAACCAGGTGATGCTGCTCGAAGCCCTCCACCAGGCGGGAGCCGAGCAGTATGAACGAACCGATGCGCGGAAGGCTCACCGAAACGGCTACAAGAAGCGATCTCTGAAAACCCGATATGGAGAAACGATCCTCCAGAAACCGCAGTTCCGAGAATTTCCCTTCGAAACACAGGTATTTGGACGCTATTCCCGGGTTGAGAAGGCTCTTGAGAATGCTATCTTTGAATCCTACCTTCAGGGAGTCTCAACCCGCCGGATCCAGGAGATTGTTGCTCATTTTGGCATCGAACAACTCTCTCCTGCTTCAGTATCCAGGATAGCAAAGGACCTCGATGAACAGGTCCATGCATTCCTTCAGAGGCCGATTGAACAGGAGATTCCCTATCTCTTTGTGGATGCTTCGTACTACAAAGTCAGAGAGGGACCACGCTACATCACCAAAGCTCTTCTGGTGATCGCCGGTGTTCGAATGGATGGCTACCGCGAAATCCTGGGAGCCAGAATCACTGATTGCGAGAATGAGATGTTCTGGTCGGGATTGTTCGAAGACCTCAAAGAACGAGGATTGGTGGGTGTCAAGATGGTTGTCTCAGATGGTCATGCCGGGATCCAGAAGGCGGCGGAAGCCACCTTCCTCGGCGCATCGTGGCAGATGTGCTCGGTCCATTGCACCCGGGCGGTTTTAAAGAATATTCCACGGAAACATCAGAAAGAAGTTGCTGAGTCCTTGAAGGAGGCATATGGGGACGAGGAGAGACTGCAGGAGCTTGCAGACGATCTGAACGAACGAGGATATCGGAAAGCGGCCAATACGATCGAGAGATTCATCCCGGGACTTATGAGTTACACGGCGTTCCCGAAAGAGCACGCAAAGCGGATCCGAACGACGAACATGATGGAAAGAGTCAACAAGGAACTGAAACGGAGAACCAAAGTTGTAGGGGCCTTTCCCAATGAAGAGTCACTCCTCAGGCTGGCAGGATCCATCCTGATGGACATCAATGAGGAGTGGGTGACCGGCAGAAGATATTTGACGATGGAGGGGGAATGA